A single window of Rana temporaria chromosome 1, aRanTem1.1, whole genome shotgun sequence DNA harbors:
- the LOC120920743 gene encoding chymotrypsinogen A-like produces MAMLWFLSCLALLSGAYGCGVPAIKPIISGYARIVNGENAVSGSWPWQVSLQNSFGSHFCGGSLINSLWVVTAAHCGVTTSNFVVLGAYDRSLSSEATQRISVGRAFRHPNYNSNTIINDITLIKLATPATYTDRISPVCLAATADIFNGGERCVTTGWGYTSAAVQVTPSRLQQASLPLLTTANCQSYWGTNIRDTMICAGASGVSSCMGDSGGPLVCQRSGAWTLAGIVSWGSSTCSTSTPAVYARVTALRSWVDQTLAAN; encoded by the exons ATGGCAATGCTGTGGTTCCTTTCCTGCCTAGCCCTCCTTAGTGGAGCTTATG GCTGCGGTGTTCCCGCAATCAAGCCCATTATCTCCGGCTATGCCAGGATTGTGAACGGTGAGAATGCCGTTTCTGGATCTTGGCCCTGGCAGGTGTCTCTGCAG AACAGCTTTGGATCCCACTTCTGTGGTGGTTCTCTGATCAACAGTCTCTGGGTTGTCACCGCTGCCCATTGCGGAGTCAC AACCTCCAACTTTGTGGTCCTCGGTGCATATGACCGATCCCTATCGTCTGAGGCCACCCAGAGAATTTCTGTCGGCAga GCCTTCAGACACCCCAATTACAACTCCAATACCATCATCAATGACATCACCCTGATCAAGCTGGCCACTCCCGCCACCTACACCGACCGCATTTCCCCCGTGTGTCTTGCTGCCACCGCTGATATCTTCAATGGAGGAGAAAGATGCGTCACCACCGGATGGGGATACACCAGTGCTGCCG TTCAAGTCACCCCATCCAGGCTTCAGCAGGCATCTCTTCCTCTCCTGACCACCGCCAACTGCCAGAGCTACTGGGGTACCAACATCAGGGACACCATGATCTGCGCCGGTGCCTCCGGTGTCTCCTCCTGCATG gGTGACTCTGGTGGACCCCTTGTGTGCCAGAGGAGCGGAGCCTGGACCCTGGCCGGTATTGTGTCCTGGGGCAGCTCCACCTGCTCTACATCCACCCCAGCCGTCTACGCCCGCGTCACCGCCCTCAGATCCTGGGTGGACCAGACTCTTGCCGCTAACTAA
- the LOC120920803 gene encoding chymotrypsinogen A-like, with amino-acid sequence MAMLWFLSCLALLSGAYGCGVPAIKPIISGYARVVNGENAVSGSWPWQVSLQNSARFHFCGGSLINSLWVVTAAHCGVTTANVVVLGAFDRSVSTEATQRISVGRVFRHPNYNSNTIINDITLIKLATPATYTNRISPVCLAATADVFNGGERCVTTGWGYTNAATQTTPSRLQQASLPLLTTANCQSYWGTNIRDTMICAGASGVSSCMGDSGGPLVCQRSGAWTLAGIVSWGSSTCSTASPGVYARVTALRSWVDQTLAAN; translated from the exons ATGGCAATGCTGTGGTTCCTTTCCTGCCTAGCCCTCCTTAGTGGAGCTTATG GCTGCGGTGTTCCCGCAATCAAGCCCATTATCTCCGGCTATGCTAGGGTTGTGAATGGTGAGAATGCCGTCTCTGGATCTTGGCCCTGGCAGGTGTCTCTGCAG AACAGCGCTAGATTCCACTTCTGTGGTGGTTCTCTGATCAACAGTCTCTGGGTTGTCACTGCTGCCCATTGCGGAGTCAC AACTGCCAACGTTGTGGTCCTTGGTGCATTCGACCGATCCGTATCGACTGAGGCCACCCAGAGAATTTCTGTCGGCAGA GTCTTCAGACACCCCAATTACAACTCTAATACCATCATCAATGACATCACCCTGATCAAGCTGGCCACTCCCGCCACCTACACCAACCGCATTTCCCCCGTGTGTCTTGCTGCCACCGCTGATGTCTTCAATGGAGGAGAAAGATGCGTCACCACCGGATGGGGATACACCAATGCTGCCA caCAAACCACCCCATCCAGGCTTCAACAGGCATCTCTTCCTCTCCTGACCACCGCCAACTGCCAGAGCTACTGGGGCACCAACATCAGAGACACCATGATCTGCGCCGGTGCCTCCGGTGTCTCCTCCTGCATG gGTGACTCTGGTGGACCCCTTGTGTGCCAGAGGAGCGGAGCCTGGACCCTGGCCGGTATCGTGTCCTGGGGCAGCTCCACCTGCTCCACAGCTTCTCCCGGAGTCTACGCCCGCGTCACCGCCCTCAGATCCTGGGTGGACCAGACTCTTGCTGCTAACTAA